ACCCGGTAGTCGGATGCGAAACAACCCCGGCGGCCTGATCTGTTCACGGTTCGGACTCTATGCGATTCTGGTTTTGGATAAGGTCACAGAAAACAAGCTTTTCATGTCGGGGAATTCTGGCACTGAATTTGTGGAATAAGGCCAACTATTACCCTCTTGGCGTCCTTGTACTCGTTGACGGCCTTCGGAGATGCAAAAGAGAAGTTGACATCGGGACCCAATTCGGGAACCGTGTAGTGGCTAGACTAAATGAGATGGATGGATTAGttacaaagaagaagaaaaaacaaaatgattcaCTCGTACTTCACTGAGATCTCACTTACTAGTTGGTGTAAAACCACTTGGTCATTTCCATAGCAGGGACAGAGGCATTCCCTTTGGCCGTTGAGAAGTAAACATCGAATCCAATCTCCCCACCATTCCAACGATATCTGGGAGGAACGGCACCGAGCATCGCGGTGGTGTCGAGCACCTGATCATAGTATGCGAAGGTGTTGCTGGGAATGTACTTGATGCCGGCATTGGCCATCTGCTTCCAGATGGACGACTTGAGATCAGCTGCGACTTTTTGCAAATCCTCGGCGCTGCTCTTTCCATCCCAGAATGACTCCAGGGCGAACTTGAGCTCCCTCTTGGGGCCCATGCGAGGATATCCAACAATGCGGGATGCCATCTCTCTGGATCATCGAGCAAACGTCAACTACAGTTAAGTAACCTGGCACAGCTCACTCAGTTATTGAGTCTAAAAAGTGGAGGAATTCGAGCGATGCAAGGATCCTACCTTGGAGGAGACCGTACCGGGGAACTAGACAGAACTGTATTCTTTGCAGTAACGAGAGTGTGAGGGATagagagggaaagaagagagaacgGGGCGAGGAGAAGGGAGTGGTAGGCTGGTTATTTACACATCCGCAGTTTGTAGGTGGATGGAAAAGAAATGGATAAAACCGAATGGGTACAGAATAAGTGAAAAAGGttagaaaaatggagaagacaTAGGCTGCAGGGCCTGTAGAGGTTTTGGTCAAAGATTCTTGATTAGGATCGCCTGACCTTTTTTCCAGTACCTTCAAAACGAAAGGGGAAAAGAATTATGACATAAAAATGGGGAACAGGTCATTTGGAGAGTGCAAGGGAATGGATTCTGGAATGATTAGAGGGTGAGAAACCACGGCTTTAAGCGGATACCCTTTAacatgggttcaatttcacaaaatagcGTTTGGGAGGTTCTGTAACGAAATCGGTCcggtcttctctctcttttctctctccacaaTATTATTGACGACTCGATCCTCACTATATGAAATCCCAATGTCAACGAGAAAGGTTGTGGGGCTTAAAGCATATAAGTTTGGGCCTCAAACGAATCAACATTTGCTCATTATATTCAGTTTTTGATGGGATTGAGCTCATGTACGATGTTTAGTTTGTCAAATTTGCAATATAGTATCAGAAATTGGTTAAGTCTCTTTTATCTCACCCAATTACTACTCCTCTGTAAAATCCTCTTTTCCGTACCTTAGTAAAGGTTTCTACTACATCGGCAAGGTAATCATTCTCACAACGCTATTTCGAATCAACGTTGTTCAAATAATGCTCATATATGCAAAGAATCCCCATCTATGAGACTAAAATGACGTTCACATACGTGAAGAATCTCCGTCTATGAGATCCCATGTAAATCCTATTGTTTCTTATATTCTAATTACCTTAATTTAAGCTaagaaaaaaccaccaaaaaccccaattATATCCACGGCGACacatctattttgaattttttttatttttgtgagatCAACATCCTCAAATTATACCCACTATTGagttactataaaaaaaaattccaaatttgtgCCTACGTTACGCATCTACCCTTATTTGTCATTGTgccattaaataattttttagccaAAACAACGTTATTTTTCATGTATAGATAAATTTTTAACGGTGCTTGTAAGTTTCGGATTTTTTTTGGTTACCAAAAAGAATTTATGGTAAACGTATCACGGTGGacataatttggagtttttagtagttgtttatcatttaaaattAGACTATAATAATGTATAAGTTAGATAATGTTTTGGACTGAAAAAATGTAGGAATGGGACGCCATTTCTCTGGATCATCGAACAAACATCAACTACGGGTATATTCTGTCCAAAATTGGAGGAATGAGAGCGCTGCAAGGGTCCTACTTTTGTGGAGACTGAATCGAGGAAAGAGACAAACTGCTGTCCAtcgcatttttttatttccattttggtCGGTTACTATCGCATTTACAAAGCTGAAGATTGTAGGTTGATGGAAAAGACAAGGGCAACGCCGAATAGGGGAAGAATGAGTGGAGAGGttgcaaaaatggaaaaacataGGTCTTTCGCTAAGCTCTTTTTAGAAAGGCCCACCATTTTAAGCGGTTTTAGCTATTTGGCGGCGAGCTGTTTTCAAAGTGGTTTTCCGaccaaaaagataataaaaacaagATAAGAGAAAAGTTGGTCGGGCACTTTTTCCCGCGACCTCCCCATCGTTGCCGCGACCACCCCATTCCTTCTGccgtcttcgtcatcatcttcttaAGAATATTGGGTCCCACCACACACCAACGCACATGCACAATGCCCTGCCACAAACCCCATTTGTCGTATTCGTTTCTAATTCTTTAACGGGACGCCCGCGTGTCTTCCCTTTCCCTAATAAGAAACTGTCGTTAATTTCCTATGTCCTCTCTCGATGTCTCTGCTGGAACAAAGACGAAGGAGAGTTTGTCAGATGTCCTGTCGGAAGTACCATGTATAACGATTAATGACCGCGAGGCCTGCCCGTACCCGATACGACTGGATACGTTGGGCTTTCTTATTTAGTATATGAAATTACACTAGACGTGATTGCTGAATAGATCCCGAGACTGGTATTCATTTGTAGGTGATATATTATAatgttaaagaaagaaaatgtatcAGTTAGCCAATCGATTTTTACAAATCagtatttaataaatttaatattttccttcgGACAAACAAGCTAGAAATAAGTCAAAATCTATTCAATTTTAGATGATCTCTTCGGTAAGAATATTGaatcatattatatatgtatatataatggTCCCATTATACATAATCGaacttattcaatttttaatacaaGGGATGAAAATGGTGAATCGGTTAAAATGaattaataccaccaaaaactataaattgATACATCTATGATAGATATAGAGTAAAACTCAAGACTAGTATACTTGTCAATTATCATGTATCATGCAACTTGGCGatttgacgataaaatttaacgaaaaccaACGAacagtaaatttgtcatagccAACTTGGAGTAAGTTTGGGGTAAAATTGCCatatatatactaatttaggattttttgtgatattaactctttAACTTATCGCTAGTATTTGCTTTTGTACGTTCGGACATTTAAATCATCAAATCGACATACAATAACAGCAGTAGGATTTCTTGCAAAGAAGACGAAAAGAATCAGGCCACCATGCTTCACAAGAGCTAGAAAAAAGTAGACGTTTGTTCCACGCCTAGAAATTCTCGTTTTATTTTGTCCACCTGATTGAAGGGGTGCACACTGCTACTTTCAATCTCTCATTAACTAAAGAAGCCGATGCCTTCACGATCTGGTGGGAAATGGTGGGCTCTGATAGTTGAGCAGAGGTGATTGTTCAATAGATTCCGAGATAAGTTTCACTTAGCTAAGAAGTAATTTAAGCGAGCATCTTCACAGACTCGTTGCGATTATTTTACAAAATCGATTTAATTTAGTGATGTATTGTAATGTTAACGAACAAGACGTGTTGCTCAATAGATCAACTTTTACATACTACTCTTAATAAGTTTACTATTTTCCTCCAAATAAACAAGttaaaaagataaatcaaaatatAGTCAAATAGCCTCTCCATTAAAGAGTACGACTCCTAACATTCCATAGAGAAACTTAGTAATTATATAAACATAACAAGACCAGAATACAGGGATGTTACTCATACTTTTCCTTCCTAACATGGGCAAGTTCGGTGCGGAGGAGCTTGGCAGCAACAACCATGATCTTGAGCGCACGCTTGACCCCAGTGTGTTTATGAGTCTTGAGTACAAAGTCAGGATTAAACCACAATATGTTTGTTGTGAGCATCTTGATAGTTCTATCAGCAATCTCTTTAGCTGATGGTATTATGAGAGAGTGGATATCATAGACACTAGGGACAATCCCAGCACCATACTTGACTCCCTCGTGGGAAACTTAGAGAAGCTTCTCATCAGAGCGAGAGTTCTCGATTGTGATGACATCGGCATCCATGTCCAAGATTGAGGGGATGATGTCATTGATGTGGCAGTAGCGCACGTGGGTGTGGATCTGCCAATCAATAACAGCCACCAAGTGAAATCAATATACATGAAAAATGGATCTTCCCACATAAAATAAGGAAGGGAGCTATGAAGGAACCTGGGTAGTATCCTTAACACCATAGTTAGTGATTCTAAAAGAGTGAATAGCCCATTCCAAGTAGAAAGATCGTTCAGACTTTCTCAGTGGCAAACCCTCTCTCAAAGCTTCCTCATCAATTTGGATAACATTAATCCTTGCCTTCTCAAGATCCTCAACTTCATCCTTGATAGCCAAGGCAATTTGATAGCAAGTTTCAAACCTATGAAATAAGTATTTATTATTCTAGTCCTGAAAGGAGAAATGAAGATTATGTTCTTTGATCAATCCCGTGTACACATGAAGTTCACGTTCTTCTGTACCTGGGTTGGTCGTTTCGGACAAAGGACCAGTTGAGAATGGTGACAGGACCTATAAGCATTCCCTTCATCGGGCGAGTAGTCATGCTCTGGGCCATGGTGGACCAGAAGACAGTCATTGGCTTGGGTCAGCTCACATCACCATAGATGATGGGTGGTTTCACACAATGAGATCCATAAGATTGCACCCACCCGTTAACGGTGAAAACCAAACCAGACAGTTGCTCCCCAAAGTACTCCACCATATTGTTCCTCTGGCATTGGACACGTGAAGATCAAGATgtttaagaaagaaaacatagcTCATAAGATATTTATCTATCAATTCTACATAATCTGTCCTAATTACAATACCAGATTAAAACAGTCTTACCTCAGGTTCCCCATGAACCAAGACATCTATGTCAAGCTCCTCTTGAAGCTTGAcaacttttttaatttccacCTTGATGACCTTAACATATTCTTCCCAAGACATCCTATAATGAAGTGCAGTCAGAGGACCAATGAGGGTCATAACAAGATGGATGAAAGCCCCGTGTCATATCTATCAACGTTTACTTAGAAAAGAGAGATCTAGTTTACTCACTTTTTGTCCTTGTACCCACGGTGCACTCTTCTGAGTTCCTCGCTCTGAGGGAAGGAGCCAATGGTGGTTGTTGGGATGActggaaaaattaaatttcttcTGCTGAGCATCAAGTCTAGCACTCACAGTTGTGGCACGGCGATGATCATAACCCCTCAAAGCAGCAGTCTGAGAGAGACGAGAATATCAAGAGTTCAAGACACCAGTAATATCATTTTCATTGGTATTTTCGGAACGCGTAAAAGATTAAGGGTAACTAAGCAGAGGAACATACAGCCTTTTGGACAGCTTCATTCGTGACTCTTGGAGAAGACTTTCTTGAGGCCTGAGCAGCAGCATTAGCTGAGAAGAATGCCTGAAAACAAAGCCATCAGCAATAAGCATTGAAGTACCCTCTCACGACATTAGTAATCAATGCTTTGGAAATTTAACTTTATGCTTGACATACACCCTGAAAGTGCTAGTTAACAGGCCTAGTTTAAGTAAAGAACCTTGCATCCTAGTGACTGTATTTACCCAGTTGTTGCCATATGCATGTAGCTCTGTATAGCCACTAATTAAAGAAACCCACCACAAGTTAACTGCATCGGTTTCTGCCGATGACTAATCGGAATAGAGTAGAATTCTAGAAAATAAGCTAACAA
The sequence above is drawn from the Eucalyptus grandis isolate ANBG69807.140 chromosome 11, ASM1654582v1, whole genome shotgun sequence genome and encodes:
- the LOC104425289 gene encoding LOW QUALITY PROTEIN: 5-methyltetrahydropteroyltriglutamate--homocysteine methyltransferase (The sequence of the model RefSeq protein was modified relative to this genomic sequence to represent the inferred CDS: deleted 1 base in 1 codon; substituted 2 bases at 2 genomic stop codons) — encoded protein: MASHVVGYPRMGPQRELKFALESFWDGKSSTEDLQKVAADLRSSTWKQMADAGIKYVPSNTFSYYDHVLDTTAMLGAVPTRYAWEGGEIGLDVYFLMARGNATVPAMEMAKWFDSSYHYIVPELAPDVEFSYASAKAVNEYKEVKKLGVDTVPVLLGPVSYLLLSEPAKGVEKTFSPLSLLHKILPIYREVVSELKAAGASWIQFDEPTLVLDLHSHQLQAFTEAYSELESCLSGVNVLVQTYFADVPAEAYRVLTSLKGVAGFGFDLVRGTKTLDLIEGRFPKEKYLFAGVVDGRNIWANDLALSLGTLRALESIVGKDKLVVSTSCSLLHTPVDLVNETELDEEIKSWLAFAAQKVVEVNALAKALAGKKDEAFFSANAAAQASRKSSPRVTNEAVQKATAALRGYDHRRATTVSARLDAQQKKFNFPVIPTTTIGSFPQSEELRRVHRGYKDKKMSWEEYVKVIKVEIKKVVKLQEELDIDVLVHGEPERNNMVEYFGEQLSGLVFTVNGWVQSYGSHCVKPPIIYGDVSXPKPMTVFWSTMAQSMTTRPMKGMLIGPVTILNWSFVRNDQPRFETCYQIALAIKDEVEDLEKARINVIQIDEEALREGLPLRKSERSFYLEWAIHSFRITNYGVKDTTQIHTHVRYCHINDIIPSILDMDADVITIENSRSDEKLLXVSHEGVKYGAGIVPSVYDIHSLIIPSAKEIADRTIKMLTTNILWFNPDFVLKTHKHTGVKRALKIMVVAAKLLRTELAHVRKEKYE